AGATAGCGCGCAAGTACCTGACCGAGGAAGCGTCGGACAGGTGGCAGCCCTTGCTGTCCACGACGGTGCTCGCCGACGGACCGGGCGCCGAAGCCGAACGCGTGGGAGGCCGGGAGGAGACCGACAACCTTTCGTACACGCTGTCCGGCACCAAGGTCGCCACGGTCGACGCGCAGCAGTCGTACGCGCCCGCCAGTGGGGACTACAGCGAGCCGATGCACCTCACCCGGGACAAGAAGACGAAGCAGTGGCGCATCGATGTGCCGCCGCGCGGCGTCGTCATGGGCAAGTCGGACTTCCAGCGCAACTACATGTCCGTCGACAAGTACTACTTCGCCACGAACACCACGCTCGGGACCTCCCCGCACACGGCGGCCGTCGCCGACCCCGTCTACGTGCGCAGGAACGTGGACCCCATGACGCAGATGGTGCGCTCCCTGCTCGCGGGGCCCACCAGCTGGCTCAACCCGGTGGTCAGGTCGAGCTTCCCCACCGGTGCGGCGCTCAAGGACAGCGTCACCTCGCTGACGCCCAACGACCAGAACATCCTGACCGTGCCGTTGAACGACAAGGCGGCCCGGGTCGGCCTGGCCCAGTGCAACGAGATGGCGGCCCAGCTCCTGTTCACCCTGCAGAACCTCACCCCCACGGTGGACGAGGTCGAGCTCAAGGCGGGCGGCAGGCAGCTGTGCGCGCTCAGGGAGAAATCGGCGGAGGCCATTGCCACGCGCGGGTCGGTGGAGCGCGCCGACTACCTGTACTTCCTCGACGCCAAGCACCAGCTCGTACGGCTGGCCGCCGCGACCATGGACACGACGCCCGATCCCGTGCCGGGCGCCCTGGGCGAGGGCGATGCGCAGCTCGGGTCGGTGGCGGTGTCGCGTGACGAGGACATGGCTGCCGGGGTCGGCCTCGACGGCAAGGAGCTGTATGTCGGGGCGCTGGTGTCGGGCGGTCCGCTCGGGGAGTCGGAGCTGACCAGCGCGGGCCCGACGGCGGATGAACGGCTGTCGGCGCCCAGCTGGGACGCCCAGGGCGACCTGTGGGTGGCCGACCGCGACCCCGACAACCCTCGGCTGCTCCTGCTGAAGGAGGGCGTGGACGATCCGCTGGTGGTGAAGACGCCGCCGGGGCTGGAGGGGCGCATCGAGTCCGTACGGGTGGCCGCCGACGGGGTGCGGATCGCGCTCGTGGTGGAGCAGGGCGATAAATCGTCGCTGCTCATCGGGCGGATCGAACGGATCGAGGACGGCAAGGCGGGAGAGCGCTCGGCCGTCTCGGTGCACGAACTGCGCTCCGCGACACCGCAGTTGGAGGAGGTCACCGCCATGTCGTGGGCCGGTGACAGCCGGCTCGTGGTGGTCGGGCGTGAGCAGGGCGGCGTGCAGACGATGCGGTACGTCCAGGTCGACGGCTCCACACCGGAAGAGCCGGCGCCCGCGGCCCTCAGCGGCGTCAAGGAGATCACCGCGTCCGAGGACGCACGGCTGCCGCTGGTCGGGTACTCGGAGGACGGGATCGTACGGCTGCCGTCCGGGACGCAGTGGGAGAAGGTCGTGACGGACGGGACGGCGCCGGTTTATCCGGGGTGAGGTTTTGTCCGGGCCGAGCCCTTGAGGTGCGGGGGCGATGAGCGTGGTGGCCGCTTTCGGCCGGAGTGGGACTCCGGCCGAAAGCGGCCGCTTCCGTTTTTGGGGAGCCGGAGTTTTCCACAGGGAGTTATCCACAGGGGTGGTCGCTCGGGGCGGGTGTTGGCACAGTGGTGGGCATGCGGGGGTGGTGGCAGGACCTCACCGACCTGGTGCTGCCGGCCGAGTGCGGAGGCTGTGCAAGGCCTCGCACGGTGCTCTGCCCGGAGTGCCGTGCCGTCCTGAGCGGGACCGTACCGAGCCGGGTGCGACCGGTGCCGGAGCCGTCCGGACTGCCGGTCGTGCACGCGGCGGCACGGTACTCGGACGAGGTGCGGGCCGTGTTGCTGGCCCACAAAGAACGCGGGGCGCTGGCGCTCGCGGCTCCGCTCGGGACGGCTCTGGCGGGAGCCGTGCGGGCGGGGCTGCGGGAGGCCTGGGCGTACGGCGACGGGGCGTCCGTACGGGCTGCGCGGTCCCGGGGTTCGCAGGTGCGTGCCGACGCGGCGGGGCAGTTCGGCGGTGCCGGTGCGTCTGTGCTGCTCGTACCCGTTCCGTCCGCGCGAGGGGCGGTTCGGGCAAGGGGGCATGATCCGGCGCGGCGGATCGCCCTCGCGGCTGCGGGTGAGCTGCGGCGGGCCGGGACACCGGCGCGGGTGCTCGCGGTGCTGCGGCAGCGGCGTGCGGTGGCCGATCAGTCGGGGCTCAACTCGCGGCAGCGGCTGGACAATCTCGCGGGCGCGCTGACGGTGGCTCCCGGGGGCGGCCGGCTGCTCGCGGGTGGCCCGGTCGTGCTCGTCGACGACCTGATGACGACGGGCGCGTCCCTGGCGGAGGCGGCGCGTGCTGTGCGGGCGGCCTTGGCGGCGGGGGCGGAATCCTGCAGGCCGGACGGGGCGGATCCGCGTAGCCCAGGGGGAGCGGACACGTGCAGCCCCGGGAGAGGAGACTTGCGCAGCCGTACGGCGGAGTCGGCAGCCCACGGCTGCGCGGTGCGGTCGGTCGCGCACGGCAGGGCGGCAGGCACGGGAGCAGGCACGGGAGTCGGCAGGGGGCAGGCTGAGGAAGCGGGCGCATACGGCGGAACGGCGGAGGAGGTGGGCACGTATGGATGGGTGAGCGCGGAGTCCGGTGCGAGTGGTGACGGGACAACCGCTGTGTACGGGGCGGGAACTCGGGAAAGCACATGGGAACGGAGGGTTGGATCGATGGAGGGCGCTGTACGGCGGACGTGCGAGAGGCCGGGAATCATGGGCGCCGGATGGGCCGGTGACGTGATCTGCGCGGCCGTGGTCGCTGCGTCGCCGGATTCTTTCGAAATAAACCGGAACTGACTGCGAACTTGCATCGTTGCAGGTAACGAGAGGGTCAATTCACCTGAACGGAGGTACGCCGGAGTAGAGGGTGACGACATCCGTCCGGGCGAGATATGTTCGGTTGTGAGGGAAAGGCGCAGGCCATCCCTGCCATATCCGAATGCCGTGCTGCGGGTTTTACGGAAGCAGTCGCGGCGATGGGGTGGAGATCTTGCCCATGGGGGAGGAGGAGGTGGAAGTCACCGAGTCCGAGGTTCCGGGGTTCACCGGAGCCTGGTGCAAAAGGGAGATGCTCCGCCGATGGAGCGGGGCGATCCGGGAACGGAGTTCTGCGTGGACATCGTCGTCAAGGGCCGCAAGACCGAGGTGCCCGAGCGGTTCCGCAAGCACGTGGCCGAGAAGCTGAAGCTGGAGAAGATTCAGAGGCTCGATGCCAAGGTGATCAGCCTCGACGTCGAGGTGTCCAAGGAGCCCAACCCCCGACAGGCCGACCGCAGTGATCGAGTGGAGATCACGCTCCGCTCCCGCGGTCCGGTGATCCGGGCGGAGGCAGCGGCCAGCGATCCGTACGCGGCGCTCGACCTGGCGGCGGAGAAGCTGGATGCCCGGCTGCGCAAGCAGCACGACAAGCGTTTCTCGCGCCGAGGCGCACGCCGGCTCACGGCGGCCGAGGTCCCCGACCACGTTCCGGGCGCGGCGACGCTCAACGGCAACGGCCACACCTTCCAGGAAGAAGAGTCGGACGGAGTTCCCACCAAGAAGATCGGCTCGCTGGAAGTAAAGGGCGAAGGCCCTCTCATCGTGCGCGAGAAGACGCACGTCGCCTCCCCGATGACCCTCGACCAGGCCCTCTACGAGATGGAGCTGGTCGGGCACGACTTCTATCTCTTCGTCGACTCCGAGACGAAGGAACCGAGTGTCGTCTACCGGCGGCACGCTTACGACTACGGGGTCATCCATCTCAACACGGACCCGATGGTCACCCAGGCGCAGTCTCCCGCGGCTGGTGGCACGCTGGGCGGATGACCAACCCGGCTGACAGCTGAGCCGGTGCCCCTGGAGCGCGTGTGCGCCCCCAGGGGCACCGGTGTGCGACCACTTCGCGCCCCGGTAGTCACCGCAGTGTCGGCCGGGCATGAAATCATGGCCGCTACCGGCCCAACCGGTGGGCCGTTGCCTTGGGTTGGCGATGGCAAACGACCAGCCACAGCCTTCAGGGGGAGGAACGATGGCGGACAGCTTCGGACCGATGCGGGACGAGGATGCCGACGGTGACGTCGTCGGCATGGGCCCGGACGCGGGCTCTCCACGCAAGGAGCCGATCAGAGTCCTCGTCGTGGACGACCACGCCCTGTTCCGCCGTGGACTGGAGATCGTGCTCGCGGCCGAGGAGGACATCCAGGTCGTAGGAGAGGCGGGAGACGGTGCGGAGGCCGTCGACAAGGCCGCGGACCTGCTGCCGGACATCGTCCTGATGGACGTAAGGATGCCCAAGCGGGGTGGGATCGAGGCCTGCACCTCCATCAAGGAGGTGGCCCCCAGCGCGAAGATCATCATGCTGACGATCAGCGATGAGGAGGCCGATCTCTACGACGCGATCAAGGCGGGCGCGACCGGTTATCTCCTCAAGGAGATCTCCACGGACGAGGTGGCCACCGCCATTCGCGCGGTGGCCGACGGGCAGTCGCAGATCAGTCCGTCCATGGCGTCGAAACTGCTCACCGAGTTCAAGTCGATGATCCAGCGGACGGACGAGCGCCGACTGGTGCCCGCGCCGCGGCTGACGGACCGTGAGCTGGAGGTCCTCAAACTCGTCGCCACGGGGATGAACAACCGCGATATCGCCAAGGAGTTGTTCATCTCCGAGAACACCGTGAAGAACCATGTGCGCAACATCCTGGAGAAGCTGCAGCTGCACTCCAGGATGGAGGCCGTGGTGTATGCGATGCGGGAGAAGATCCTCGAGATCCGTTGAGGGCGCGGACGCGGTCCTGACGGGCGCGGGGTCCTGGAGGCGGGTCCGGGAGGGCTTCTGAGGGTCACGCCACTATGCGGGTGAGCTCGCTGGCGAGCGGCTCGCGCAGGTGGGGTGAGTCCACCCGTTCCACGCGTACGTCCGTGCAGTTCACCCAGCTCGCCGCCTCGGCCAGTGCCTGGGCCACCGCGGGGACCGCCTTCGGGCCGTCCAAGGTGACCTGCTTGGCCACCAGTGTGCTGCCCTCGCGGGCCGGGTCGACGCGGCCGACGAGGCGGCCGCCGGCCAGGACCGGCATCGCGAAGTAGCCGTAGACCCGCTTCTGCTTGGGGACGTAGGCCTCCAAGCGGTGGGTGAAGCCGAAGATCCGCTCCGTGCGTGCCCGTTCCCAGATCAGGGAGTCGAAGGGGGACAGGAGCGTCGTGCGGTGGCGGCCGCGCGGAGGTGTCTCCAGGGCCGCGGGGTCCGCCCAGGCCGGCTTGCCCCAGCCCTCGACCGTGACCGGGACCAGGCCCGAGTCGGCGATCACCGCGTCTACTTGCTCGCCCTTGAGACGGTGGTAGTCGGCGATGTCCGCGCGTGTGCCGACGCCGAGGGACTGGCCGGCCAGGCGGACCAGGCGGCGCAGGCACTCGGTGTCGTCCAACTCGTCGTGCAGCAGTGTCTGCGGGATGGCGCGTTCGGCGAGGTCGTAGACGCGCTTCCAGCCGCGGCGCTCGACGCAGACCACCTCGCCGTACATCAGGGCGCGTTCGGCGGCGACCTTCGAGCCCGACCAGTCCCACCACTCGCTGGTCTTCTTCGCGCCGCCCAGTTCTGTCGCGGTGAGGGGGCCTTCGGTGCGGAGCTGCTTGATGACCTGGTCGTAGGCGCCGTCGGGGAGTTCGTGGTTCCAGTGGGGGCGGTTTCGGTAGGCGCGGCGGCGGAAGGCGAAGTGGGGCCATTCCTCGATGGGGAGGATGCAGGCGGCGTGGGACCAGTATTCGAAGGCGTGGGGGTGGGGCGGTTGTACCGGGGGCGCGTCAGTGGATGTGGTGGATGTCGTCGTCCAGTAGGCGGTCTCGATCGTCTTGCGGTCTACCGCGCCCAGGCGGGCGTACGGGATGAGCTCGTGGGAGCGGGCCAGGACCGAGATGGTGTCGAGTTGGACCGCGCCGAGGTGACGGAGGATGCCGCGGACGCCGGACCTGCGGTTGGGGGTGCCGAGGAAGCCTTGGGCTCTCAGGGTGATGCGGCGGGCTTCGTCTGCCGAGAGGTCGGTGGTGGGGCGCGGGGTCGTCATGGGTTCGGACGATAGGGGGTGGCACTGATAATGGGGAGTGAGCTGGGGTTTGGGGGTGGGGGCCAATGCTGGGGCGGTGTCGGGAGGGTCTCGCCCCCGCCGCCCCTACCCGTCCCATCCTCCAGGGGCGCTGCCCCTTCGACCCCGGTCCCAGGTGGGGGGCTGCGGCCCCCAGACCCCCGCTTCGGCCCTGAACGGGTCTCGTCCTCAAACGCCGGCCGGGCTGAGTGGTGCGGGTCGGCCTCAAGAGGTGAAGCCCCCTGCGGGGACGGCAGCGTGCCCACCGGCGGGCGGGGTGGGAGGCGACGTTCGTGCCGGTGAGGGCTCGGGCGGCTGTGTTCAGGCTGTGGTGTCGGACGGGGCGGAGGGGGTTGGCGCGGGGAGGTACGGTGCCGTCGACGGTAGGCCCAGGTCCGATGGGAGCAAGGAGCCGACCCAGCAGTCTCGGTGGACGCCCTGGTGGACGAGGGCGGCGCGGAGGGTGCCCTCAAGGGTGAAGCCGGCGCGTTCCGCTACTGCGCGGGAGGGGTTGTTGCCGACCTCCGCGCGCCATTCGAGGCGGTCGATGGAGAGGTGGGCGAAGGCCCAGCGGGACGCGGCGAGGACGGCCTCGGTGATGTAGCCATTGCCGCGGTGCTTCTTCGTGCCCCAGAAACCGATCTCGGCCCCGCTCATGGAACGCATCGTGAGACCGAGCATGCCCACCAGGTCCTCCCCTTCGGGGAGGAAGAGTCCCCAGGTGAACATCGAGCCGTTCCTCCAGCCCTCGGGAGCCAGTTGGTCCGTGAAGCTGTGGGCGTGCTCGTACAGGTAGGGCGAGGGGAGCGTGGTCCAGCGCTGGATGTCGGGGTCCTGGACGGCCTCGTACACGGCGTCGGTGTCCTTCGGGCCGACCGTGCGCATCAGGAGGCGGCCGGTGGTGAGCGTGACGGGTTCCATCGGCCGATTCTGCTCCGGGGGGCGTAGCAAGTGCCATTTTTTACCGAGCGGTGTGTGAGCGTGTGATCGCATTTCGCGCAATTCGTCGGCGGAACGCGGCACCATCTGCGACCCCCGGCCGTTGTCCCCTTTGACGGAGATTTGAAGCATCGGACGGTCGGCGTCACCGGCAGGCTCCCGGCGTGGCGGGGTCCTCGCATACGATGGCCGTTGCTCAGTCAAGTCAAATGGAAACCGACCGTCCCAGGCCCGACCGGCAAGGAGACCAACCCCCGTGTCCGTCCTCTCGAAGATCATGCGTGCAGGCGAAGGCAAGATCCTGCGCAAGCTGCACCGCATCGCGGACCAGGTCAACTCCATCGAAGAGGACTTCGTCGACCTCTCCGACGCCGAGCTGCGGGCCCTCACCGATGAGTACAAGCAGCGGTACGCCGATGGTGAGAGCCTGGATGATCTGCTCCCGGAGGCCTTCGCCACCGTGCGCGAGGCCGCCAAGCGTGTCCTCGGGCAGCGGCACTACGACGTGCAGCTGATGGGCGGTGCCGCCCTCCACCTCGGCTACGTCGCCGAGATGAAGACCGGTGAGGGCAAGACGCTCGTCGGCACGCTGCCCGCGTATCTGAACGCTCTTTCCGGAGACGGCGTTCACCTCATCACGGTCAACGACTACCTGGCCGAGCGCGACTCCGAGATGATGGGCCGCGTCCACAAGTTCCTGGGTCTGTCCGTCGGCTGCATCCTCGCCAACATGACGCCGGCCCAGCGCCGCGAGCAGTACAACTGCGACATCACCTACGGCACGAACAACGAGTTCGGCTTCGACTACCTGCGCGACAACATGGCGTGGTCGAAGGACGAGTTGGTCCAGCGCGGGCACAACTACGCCATCGTCGACGAGGTCGACTCCATCCTCGTCGACGAGGCCCGTACGCCGCTGATCATCTCCGGCCCGGCCGACCAGGCCACCAAGTGGTACGGCGACTTCGCCAAGCTGGTCACGCGCCTGAAGAAGGGCGAGGCGGGTAACCCCCTCAAGGGCATCGAGGAGACCGGCGACTACGAGGTCGACGAGAAGAAGCGCACGGTCGCCATCCACGAGTCCGGTGTCGCCAAGGTCGAGGACTGGCTGGGCATCGACAACCTCTACGAGTCGGTGAACACGCCGCTGGTGGGCTACCTGAACAACGCCATCAAGGCGAAGGAGCTCTTCAAGAAGGACAAGGACTACGTCGTCATCGACGGCGAGGTCATGATCGTCGACGAGCACACCGGCCGTATCCTCGCCGGCCGCCGCTACAACGAGGGCATGCACCAGGCGATCGAGGCGAAGGAAGGGGTGGACATCAAGGACGAGAACCAGACCCTCGCCACGATCACCCTGCAGAACTTCTTCCGCCTCTACGACAAGCTCTCCGGCATGACCGGTACGGCGATGACCGAAGCCGCCGAGTTCCACCAGATCTACAAGCTCGGCGTGGTCCCGATCCCGACCAACCGGCCGATGGTCCGCAAGGACCAGTCGGACCTGATCTACCGCACCGAGGTCGCCAAGTTCGAGGCGGTCGTCGACGACATCGCCGAGAAGCACGAGAAGGGCCAGCCGATCCTCGTCGGTACGACGTCGGTCGAGAAGTCCGAGTACCTGTCGCAGCAGCTGAGCAAGCGCGGCATCCAGCATGAGGTGCTGAACGCGAAGCAGCACGACCGTGAGGCGACGATCGTCGCCCAGGCCGGCCGCAAGGGTGCCGTGACGGTGGCCACCAACATGGCCGGCCGTGGTA
Above is a window of Streptomyces sp. DT2A-34 DNA encoding:
- a CDS encoding response regulator transcription factor, whose protein sequence is MADSFGPMRDEDADGDVVGMGPDAGSPRKEPIRVLVVDDHALFRRGLEIVLAAEEDIQVVGEAGDGAEAVDKAADLLPDIVLMDVRMPKRGGIEACTSIKEVAPSAKIIMLTISDEEADLYDAIKAGATGYLLKEISTDEVATAIRAVADGQSQISPSMASKLLTEFKSMIQRTDERRLVPAPRLTDRELEVLKLVATGMNNRDIAKELFISENTVKNHVRNILEKLQLHSRMEAVVYAMREKILEIR
- a CDS encoding winged helix-turn-helix domain-containing protein; the protein is MTTPRPTTDLSADEARRITLRAQGFLGTPNRRSGVRGILRHLGAVQLDTISVLARSHELIPYARLGAVDRKTIETAYWTTTSTTSTDAPPVQPPHPHAFEYWSHAACILPIEEWPHFAFRRRAYRNRPHWNHELPDGAYDQVIKQLRTEGPLTATELGGAKKTSEWWDWSGSKVAAERALMYGEVVCVERRGWKRVYDLAERAIPQTLLHDELDDTECLRRLVRLAGQSLGVGTRADIADYHRLKGEQVDAVIADSGLVPVTVEGWGKPAWADPAALETPPRGRHRTTLLSPFDSLIWERARTERIFGFTHRLEAYVPKQKRVYGYFAMPVLAGGRLVGRVDPAREGSTLVAKQVTLDGPKAVPAVAQALAEAASWVNCTDVRVERVDSPHLREPLASELTRIVA
- the secA gene encoding preprotein translocase subunit SecA — translated: MSVLSKIMRAGEGKILRKLHRIADQVNSIEEDFVDLSDAELRALTDEYKQRYADGESLDDLLPEAFATVREAAKRVLGQRHYDVQLMGGAALHLGYVAEMKTGEGKTLVGTLPAYLNALSGDGVHLITVNDYLAERDSEMMGRVHKFLGLSVGCILANMTPAQRREQYNCDITYGTNNEFGFDYLRDNMAWSKDELVQRGHNYAIVDEVDSILVDEARTPLIISGPADQATKWYGDFAKLVTRLKKGEAGNPLKGIEETGDYEVDEKKRTVAIHESGVAKVEDWLGIDNLYESVNTPLVGYLNNAIKAKELFKKDKDYVVIDGEVMIVDEHTGRILAGRRYNEGMHQAIEAKEGVDIKDENQTLATITLQNFFRLYDKLSGMTGTAMTEAAEFHQIYKLGVVPIPTNRPMVRKDQSDLIYRTEVAKFEAVVDDIAEKHEKGQPILVGTTSVEKSEYLSQQLSKRGIQHEVLNAKQHDREATIVAQAGRKGAVTVATNMAGRGTDIKLGGNPDDLAEAELRQRGLDPEEHIEEWAAALPAALEKAEQAVKAEFEEVKDLGGLYVLGTERHESRRIDNQLRGRSGRQGDPGESRFYLSLGDDLMRLFKAQMVERVMSMANVPDDVPIENKMVTRAIASAQSQVEQQNFETRKNVLKYDEVLNRQREVIYGERRRVLEGEDLHEQVQHFMDDTIDAYVAAETAEGFAEEWDLDRLWGAFKQLYPVKVTIEELEEAAGDRAGLTAEFIAESIKDDIHDQYAAREAQLGSEIMRELERRVVLSVLDRKWREHLYEMDYLQEGIGLRAMAQKDPLVEYQREGFDMFTAMMEGIKEESVGYLFNLEVQVEQQVEEVPVEDTKPVADLEKKDAVPAQAGARPEIRAKGLEAPRRPDRLHYTAPKVDGEGDIVEGDFTNDDEPVRSEADGLTRAERRKQSRGGRRRKK
- a CDS encoding GNAT family N-acetyltransferase gives rise to the protein MEPVTLTTGRLLMRTVGPKDTDAVYEAVQDPDIQRWTTLPSPYLYEHAHSFTDQLAPEGWRNGSMFTWGLFLPEGEDLVGMLGLTMRSMSGAEIGFWGTKKHRGNGYITEAVLAASRWAFAHLSIDRLEWRAEVGNNPSRAVAERAGFTLEGTLRAALVHQGVHRDCWVGSLLPSDLGLPSTAPYLPAPTPSAPSDTTA
- the raiA gene encoding ribosome-associated translation inhibitor RaiA, which produces MERGDPGTEFCVDIVVKGRKTEVPERFRKHVAEKLKLEKIQRLDAKVISLDVEVSKEPNPRQADRSDRVEITLRSRGPVIRAEAAASDPYAALDLAAEKLDARLRKQHDKRFSRRGARRLTAAEVPDHVPGAATLNGNGHTFQEEESDGVPTKKIGSLEVKGEGPLIVREKTHVASPMTLDQALYEMELVGHDFYLFVDSETKEPSVVYRRHAYDYGVIHLNTDPMVTQAQSPAAGGTLGG
- a CDS encoding LpqB family beta-propeller domain-containing protein: MGADREGGARRTPGRAVAYAACGVVLLAGCASMPDSGDLRGVESTPRQDTQVRVFAMPPREDASSSEIVSGFLEALTSDDPDYEIARKYLTEEASDRWQPLLSTTVLADGPGAEAERVGGREETDNLSYTLSGTKVATVDAQQSYAPASGDYSEPMHLTRDKKTKQWRIDVPPRGVVMGKSDFQRNYMSVDKYYFATNTTLGTSPHTAAVADPVYVRRNVDPMTQMVRSLLAGPTSWLNPVVRSSFPTGAALKDSVTSLTPNDQNILTVPLNDKAARVGLAQCNEMAAQLLFTLQNLTPTVDEVELKAGGRQLCALREKSAEAIATRGSVERADYLYFLDAKHQLVRLAAATMDTTPDPVPGALGEGDAQLGSVAVSRDEDMAAGVGLDGKELYVGALVSGGPLGESELTSAGPTADERLSAPSWDAQGDLWVADRDPDNPRLLLLKEGVDDPLVVKTPPGLEGRIESVRVAADGVRIALVVEQGDKSSLLIGRIERIEDGKAGERSAVSVHELRSATPQLEEVTAMSWAGDSRLVVVGREQGGVQTMRYVQVDGSTPEEPAPAALSGVKEITASEDARLPLVGYSEDGIVRLPSGTQWEKVVTDGTAPVYPG